tgtatgtgtctttaGGGTGAAGTCTGGGAGTCGTGGCCCCAGCCCTGTGCCTGCCTCTGTGTGGAGTGACCACTCTATGGGACATCCCATATCATTTAAAGAGGCACAGTGTTTGTACAGTACCAggtgtgtttgtatttgtgttgtaaaaaaaacaaacaaacaaaaaaaaaacactttacattataATGACTacattgattattattattattattattattattattattattattattattacaataataatactttatgtatgttttgtttgtttttttacttgtgtTTATAATTTTGGTACCACTTTATTATAAGTGCACAATTAACAGCTTTAATACAGCAAGAATacataatgaataaaataaattaaaacaaaataaaaattaaacaatGCATTAGTTTAGTTTGGTTTAATTTTTTATTGATCAGGGACAATGCACTGACCTACacataataaattaaatgaGGTAAATCTATTTGGGAAATTAATGAAGTAGTCACTAAACCTAAATTACTATGAATAAATTATTTGTGAGATGTATttctttatgctttattaagccCAATCAAACTGTAGTTTTTCTACATAAGTATTATTGTCACCATGACCCAATTCTTCACTTCCcactgttgccagcagagggaggCAGACACATACAATGAATGAGACAGGACTTGTTTGGTTTACTTTGCCCTATGTACTTTTAAAAAGAGTAATTTAATTTacgtttgtttggtttgttttgtttttttgtttgttttttttgggggtttttttctcTTAGGAGGGAGACTGGAAGCCCCAAACCTGGGCCTAGCTGTGTGTCCTTTAAAAGTAACGACTCAATGGGTCATCCTATAGCCTTCCTCAGTGACCCTGTCCTTCCTGTATGCAGGTGATCAAGATCAACATAATGATTTAATTATGATGATTTACCATGACAACCACAGTTAACAAGTTTAAATTTATCCTGGTTTCTTGGTTCAAAGGCAGGAGTTGAGTCCAGAGGGTCACCATTCACAACTGGACATCATTTTTATggtatgttatgttatttttatttttattttttttttagcatgaaCAGTTGAAACAATGCATCTGATCTGGCCAATGTAATTGCTATGTTCAtatcaagtaaataaataagatgttGAGATAAGTGTTGAAAGGTTAGGATTTGGGTTGGGGATATGCAACTAGTCACTGTTAAGGATAGTATCAGTGACCTGGAAATGAATGTGATGTCCCCAGAGAGCaaggaatgtgtgtgtgtgtgtgtggggggtgtgtgtgtgtgtgtgtgtgtgtgtgtgtgtgtgtgtgtgtgtgtgtgtggggggggggtgtgtgtgggggtgtgtgtgtgtgtgtgtgtgtgtgtgtgtgtgtgtgtgtgtgtgtgtgtgtgtgtgttatgttgtgagGACCCTTATGGGGAAAAAATCCTgtgggtatttcacttctatggggtattaactgctaacatataacatatttagatcactatgttaccttttattgttttgaaaatattgtaCTCACCAAAAActacatattttataagttccactttcatttttgacactcttgACACTCTTCAGAgccaatcacaacacaatcagcgtgcatgaaactactacaaatcacatcaggtttgtcaagttgttgtgtacagttttgtgtcatgtttttgtggagaATTTCGggaaaattgtcatgtgggagcatgggtgacgtgggCTTGCGGGCTGAGCATTGCgcagaatcttactgctaaccgcaaggagggttcaaataggacccaggagagatcgataaattactaaaacatggatgacatcgaaaacctcttcaggcatgtttttgatgagggaatgacattataacatggtaaaaccgaaaagaaaaaaaaaatctattttgcatagtACACTCTCCTTAAGGTTAGGCAATCTCCAGGAAATTAattaatgtccccaaaaagctTAGAAACCCAACATccatgtatatgtatgtatgtatgtgtgtgtatgtatgtatctctgtatgtgtgtatgtacgtgtgtatgtatgtgtgtgtatatatatgtatgtaggtaTGTGTGTAAGTTTGTATTAAACTGCTTAATTCTACAGTGTAATATGAACGCAACTATGTGCTGACACCTGGTGGTATTTTCCAGACATGTAGCCCACAGTATTCAAGTCCTACCTCAGGAAAtaccagtttaaaaatagaTCAAATATGGCCCTTAACAATAATCAGTGAAAGATTTCTGCGTTTACTTAATGTTTTGCAGAATTTGGAGAAGGACATCATCTCTTTCGTTCGAGCTGAGCTGCAGAGTTTTAAAAGAGTTGTGGAGTTTGATTACCCAGAGTCCTTTGAGAGTGAGGAGAGTGGAGAGCAGAGGACCAAAGAGACTTTCCTCCATCTCACTGTGGACTTCTTGCGAAGGATGAAGCAGGGCAAGATGGCAGATCACCTACAGAGCAGTAAGATGGCTTCTCAAGTTCataaaaatattagttttggtacaaaccaggattaatccTGATTAAACTGGATCTGACCAATACTTAACTAGCAACAATCCAGAAATCCTGAAAATACGTAGGGCTTAACAAGAGGAGAAGTGGTACTATGTCAAAACCTTAACAAAGGAGGGTCTTATTACTACTACAGTAAACCAGTACTGCTATATACttctaatctatgacacctgaagatcattcacacatatacacatggcGATGAAAATGGTAGTTGACTGGAGCAATGACGTTTTGAATACAGGAAAATAatgattcctcaaacatgtatgaatcacgttaaatacaactttgagagtctAAATGGTGAAGAGatacaactataacatggttaaaagtacttaaaagtcacatttgcataataggtccactttaattTTTAAGCATATTCTTCATTCAGCGTTCGAAATCAGGGCACTACTAAACTTTTCTTGtgtttaaaacatgcattcatttcATGCTGTGAGCAGGCTTGATGTCACTTCACTGCCAtaatgtgaaacattccaggcaaagcaaaaacatttccatggaggcaAAAAGATTACAGATcatggatcagaaaatgtaataataatttgatttacatgtatatatatatatatttttttgcaggATACATTCATAAAGTTCAGCGCAAACTCAAATCCAGCCTACAGCAGAAGTTCCAGTGCGTCTTTGAGGGCGTTGCCAGAGCTGGAAACCCCACTCTTCTGAACCAGATCTACACCGAACTCTACATCACAAAGGGAGGCACTGAAGGAGTCAATGAGGAACATGAGGTCCGACAGATCGAAACTACATTGGGGAGACAAGCTGAGTCAGAAACTACCATTAAATGTGAAGACATCTTTGAAATATCCTTGCAGGAACCTGGCAACATGAGGAACAGGCTACCGATTCGAACAGTGTTGACGAAGGGAGTAGCAGGCATTGGGAAAACTGTACTGACCCAGAAGTTTTGTCTGGACTGGGCAGAAGGCAGGGCCAACCAGAACATCCACCTATTGTTCCCATTTACTTTCCGAGAGCTCAATGTTCTTAGAGATAAGCAGTTTAGCTTAATCGGACTGGTGCATCACTTTTTCAGTGGACTTAACGAAATCCGCAGCTTTGAACACATCcaagttgtgtttattttcgATGGTCTGGATGAATGCAGGCTGTCTCTTGATTTCAACCAAACCAAAGCATTAACCGACATCACAGAATCTACTTCGCTCGATGTTCTGTTGGTAAATCTCCTCAGAGGGACCCTACTTCCTTATGCGCAGATTTGGATAACCACGCGACCTGCTGCTGCAAATCAAATCCTAGCACGCTACATCACTGTggtgacagaggtcagagggttcaCGGATGAACAAAAGCAACAATACTTTAGGAGGAGATTTCAAGATGAGACCCAAGCCATAGCCATCATCGCGCACATCAAGGCGTCAAGAAGCCTCTATATAATGTGCCACATCCCGATTTTCTGCTGGATCGCCGCCACTGTTCTAGAACATATCATCAAATCGAAATCCAGAGACCTTCTACCCCAAACCCTCACCGAGATGTACATTTACTTCCTGGTGGTTCAAATCAAAGCGAAGAGCCTCAAGTACGATGGAAAGTCTGAGGTAGAGCTGCAATGGAGTCCAACGAACATCGAGATGGTGGAGTCTTTGGCCAAACTGGCTTTCGATCAACTTCTGAGTGGAAATCTGATCTTCTATGAGTCCGACTTGGTCCAGTGCGGTCTAGACGTTGATGCGGTGTCATCCTACTCCGGAGTCTTTACGCAGGTTTTCAGGGaggaaccaggactgtaccaggacaaggTGTACTGCTTTGTCCATCTCAGCGTGCAGGAGTTTCTCGCCGCTCTTCACGCCCATCACATCTTCGCTAACTTTGGCGTCAACCTTCTGTCAACCGTCCAGTCTTCTGCAGACACCACACCTAAGAAGGACTTCTACCAGTGTGCAGTGGACCTGGCTTTAGAGAGTCAAACCGGCCACCTCGACCTGTTTCTGCGGTTCCTCTTGGGTCTCTCTCTGCCGACCAATCAGAAGCTCCTAAAAGATCTGCtgacacaaacaggaagtagatcCGAGGTGCATCAGAAGACCTTAAACCACATAAAGCAGAGGTTGAACGAGGGGTTGTCCACAGAGAAAAGCATTAACTTGTTCCACTGCCTGAACGAGTTAAAAGACCGCTCTTTAGTGGACAAGATTCAGTGGTATGTGAACGGACTCCAGGGACTGTCCACCACGCTTACGCCGGCAGAGTGGTCAGCCCTGGCATTCCTCCTGCTCTCCATGGACCTGGATGTGTTCGACCTAAAGATATACCAGGCGTCGGAATGGGTCCTCCTCAGATTGATGCCAGTGGTGAAAGCATCCAAAAAAGCCTTGTATGTTGCATTTTGTATTATA
The sequence above is drawn from the Periophthalmus magnuspinnatus isolate fPerMag1 chromosome 5, fPerMag1.2.pri, whole genome shotgun sequence genome and encodes:
- the LOC117371382 gene encoding protein NLRC3-like isoform X2, which gives rise to MASRKGTGSEPPVGPPVLFSEAHSYGNPKMKSGSRGPSPVPASVWSDHSMGHPISFKEAQCLYSTRVKSGSRGPSPVPASVWSDHSMGHPISFKEAQCLYSTRRETGSPKPGPSCVSFKSNDSMGHPIAFLSDPVLPVCRQELSPEGHHSQLDIIFMNLEKDIISFVRAELQSFKRVVEFDYPESFESEESGEQRTKETFLHLTVDFLRRMKQGKMADHLQSRYIHKVQRKLKSSLQQKFQCVFEGVARAGNPTLLNQIYTELYITKGGTEGVNEEHEVRQIETTLGRQAESETTIKCEDIFEISLQEPGNMRNRLPIRTVLTKGVAGIGKTVLTQKFCLDWAEGRANQNIHLLFPFTFRELNVLRDKQFSLIGLVHHFFSGLNEIRSFEHIQVVFIFDGLDECRLSLDFNQTKALTDITESTSLDVLLVNLLRGTLLPYAQIWITTRPAAANQILARYITVVTEVRGFTDEQKQQYFRRRFQDETQAIAIIAHIKASRSLYIMCHIPIFCWIAATVLEHIIKSKSRDLLPQTLTEMYIYFLVVQIKAKSLKYDGKSEVELQWSPTNIEMVESLAKLAFDQLLSGNLIFYESDLVQCGLDVDAVSSYSGVFTQVFREEPGLYQDKVYCFVHLSVQEFLAALHAHHIFANFGVNLLSTVQSSADTTPKKDFYQCAVDLALESQTGHLDLFLRFLLGLSLPTNQKLLKDLLTQTGSRSEVHQKTLNHIKQRLNEGLSTEKSINLFHCLNELKDRSLVDKIQWYVNGLQGLSTTLTPAEWSALAFLLLSMDLDVFDLKIYQASEWVLLRLMPVVKASKKALLSTCNLSEGCCAPLGSVLSSPSSNLRHLDLSQNPIQDSGMDLLSSGLQSQGCRLETLNLSICNLSWKSGGCLSSVLCSQSPSLKHLDLSNNDLQDSGVEQLSAGLRSAGCRLETLSLSGCLVSEESGWSLASALTTPGSSLKSLDLSYNNPGPSAVDLLSRLWEDPQAPLETLNLEPAGFRWLNQGLKKYFCVHSLDSNTAYRQLHLSDRTVTRVPTDINYPLHRDRFDYWPQVLCCNALSGRCYWEVEWQADWPGEKTRGVDIAVSYRSIGRKGEGGECGFGFNSQSWSLMVCYGFYCFRHNGNESRVGTFTASRKGRVAVYLDYPAGALSFYRVSKEQLIHIHTVNITFTGQLFAGFGVWSGTAVTLK
- the LOC117371382 gene encoding protein NLRC3-like isoform X1, with amino-acid sequence MASRKGTGSEPPVGPPVLFSEAHSYGNPKMKSGSRGPSPVPASVWSDHSMGHPISFKEAQCLYSTRLQCGSCGPSPVPASVSMTSDHSMGNPISFKEAQGSYSARVKSGSRGPSPVPASVWSDHSMGHPISFKEAQCLYSTRRETGSPKPGPSCVSFKSNDSMGHPIAFLSDPVLPVCRQELSPEGHHSQLDIIFMNLEKDIISFVRAELQSFKRVVEFDYPESFESEESGEQRTKETFLHLTVDFLRRMKQGKMADHLQSRYIHKVQRKLKSSLQQKFQCVFEGVARAGNPTLLNQIYTELYITKGGTEGVNEEHEVRQIETTLGRQAESETTIKCEDIFEISLQEPGNMRNRLPIRTVLTKGVAGIGKTVLTQKFCLDWAEGRANQNIHLLFPFTFRELNVLRDKQFSLIGLVHHFFSGLNEIRSFEHIQVVFIFDGLDECRLSLDFNQTKALTDITESTSLDVLLVNLLRGTLLPYAQIWITTRPAAANQILARYITVVTEVRGFTDEQKQQYFRRRFQDETQAIAIIAHIKASRSLYIMCHIPIFCWIAATVLEHIIKSKSRDLLPQTLTEMYIYFLVVQIKAKSLKYDGKSEVELQWSPTNIEMVESLAKLAFDQLLSGNLIFYESDLVQCGLDVDAVSSYSGVFTQVFREEPGLYQDKVYCFVHLSVQEFLAALHAHHIFANFGVNLLSTVQSSADTTPKKDFYQCAVDLALESQTGHLDLFLRFLLGLSLPTNQKLLKDLLTQTGSRSEVHQKTLNHIKQRLNEGLSTEKSINLFHCLNELKDRSLVDKIQWYVNGLQGLSTTLTPAEWSALAFLLLSMDLDVFDLKIYQASEWVLLRLMPVVKASKKALLSTCNLSEGCCAPLGSVLSSPSSNLRHLDLSQNPIQDSGMDLLSSGLQSQGCRLETLNLSICNLSWKSGGCLSSVLCSQSPSLKHLDLSNNDLQDSGVEQLSAGLRSAGCRLETLSLSGCLVSEESGWSLASALTTPGSSLKSLDLSYNNPGPSAVDLLSRLWEDPQAPLETLNLEPAGFRWLNQGLKKYFCVHSLDSNTAYRQLHLSDRTVTRVPTDINYPLHRDRFDYWPQVLCCNALSGRCYWEVEWQADWPGEKTRGVDIAVSYRSIGRKGEGGECGFGFNSQSWSLMVCYGFYCFRHNGNESRVGTFTASRKGRVAVYLDYPAGALSFYRVSKEQLIHIHTVNITFTGQLFAGFGVWSGTAVTLK